The Ensifer adhaerens genome contains a region encoding:
- a CDS encoding ankyrin repeat domain-containing protein: MLENQLISAAETGDPDKVKALLKEGASIEARDASGATALLAATHENRVDAARALIEAGADVNAKDKIQDSPYLYAGARGHLDILKLTLANGADLKSTNRYGGTALIPAAERGHVETVKTLIEAGIDVDHVNRLGWTALLEAIILGSGGEKHIEIVRLLIKAGADVNLADGEGVSPLTHARQRGYGKIERLLADAGAR, from the coding sequence ATGCTTGAAAACCAGCTGATCTCCGCCGCCGAGACCGGCGATCCAGACAAGGTCAAGGCGCTGCTCAAGGAAGGCGCGAGCATCGAAGCGCGCGACGCCAGCGGTGCGACGGCGCTGCTCGCCGCCACCCATGAAAATCGCGTCGATGCGGCGCGTGCCCTGATCGAGGCCGGCGCCGACGTCAACGCCAAGGACAAGATCCAGGACAGCCCCTATCTTTATGCCGGCGCGCGTGGGCATCTCGACATCCTGAAGTTGACGCTTGCCAATGGCGCCGACCTCAAGAGCACCAACCGCTATGGCGGAACGGCGCTGATCCCGGCCGCAGAGCGCGGCCATGTCGAGACCGTCAAGACCTTGATCGAAGCCGGCATCGACGTCGATCACGTCAACCGCCTCGGCTGGACCGCGCTGCTCGAAGCCATCATCCTCGGCAGTGGCGGTGAAAAGCACATCGAGATCGTACGCCTGCTGATCAAGGCCGGCGCCGACGTGAACCTTGCCGATGGCGAGGGTGTCAGCCCGCTGACCCATGCCCGCCAGCGCGGCTATGGCAAGATCGAGAGGCTGCTGGCCGACGCCGGCGCACGCTAG
- a CDS encoding LysR family transcriptional regulator: MNDQPFDLDLLKAFAAVADCGGFTAAAGRLNSTQSTVSQKVLRLEEQAGHRLLERSHRQVRLTEAGEQLIGYARRMLALDAEVRQLLSGASVAATLRLGLPEDFAAGRTTSTLAAFARRHENVRLEVTSGLSRELRSLYDRGELDIVVVKQRRGTGDAVKQWQESLCWIDSAAHPVLALDPLPLVVFPPRGLYRDDMVAALDASGRRWRVSYTSSSLASIQSAVADGLGISLLPARVVHDRHRTVGPQQGLPMIETMEIALYYRPEAGALVTRLAEDLSALIGDDSRDEV, encoded by the coding sequence ATGAATGATCAACCTTTCGATCTGGATCTGCTGAAAGCCTTCGCGGCGGTGGCCGATTGCGGCGGTTTCACCGCTGCGGCCGGCCGGCTCAATTCCACCCAGTCGACCGTCAGCCAGAAAGTCCTGCGGCTGGAAGAGCAGGCCGGCCATCGGCTGCTCGAACGCAGCCATCGCCAGGTCCGCCTGACGGAAGCGGGCGAGCAGTTGATCGGCTATGCACGGCGCATGCTGGCGTTGGACGCGGAAGTGCGGCAGCTTCTCTCGGGCGCATCGGTTGCCGCGACGCTGCGCCTCGGCCTGCCCGAGGACTTTGCAGCCGGCCGCACGACCAGCACACTCGCGGCCTTTGCCCGCCGCCACGAGAATGTCAGGCTCGAAGTGACGAGCGGGCTCAGCCGCGAGCTGCGGTCGCTCTATGATCGTGGCGAGCTCGATATCGTCGTCGTCAAGCAGCGCCGCGGCACGGGCGATGCCGTGAAACAGTGGCAGGAAAGCCTGTGCTGGATCGACAGCGCCGCCCATCCTGTTCTGGCGCTCGATCCTCTGCCGCTCGTCGTCTTTCCGCCGCGCGGCCTCTATCGCGACGACATGGTGGCGGCACTGGATGCCTCAGGGCGACGCTGGCGCGTGAGTTATACCAGTTCCAGCCTCGCCAGTATTCAGTCGGCGGTCGCCGATGGGCTGGGCATCAGCCTGCTGCCGGCCCGCGTCGTCCACGACCGGCACCGGACGGTGGGGCCGCAGCAAGGACTGCCGATGATCGAGACGATGGAGATCGCCCTCTATTACCGGCCCGAGGCCGGCGCGCTGGTCACGCGGTTGGCCGAAGACCTCTCGGCGCTCATCGGCGATGACAGTCGGGACGAGGTATGA